One window of the Larus michahellis chromosome 24, bLarMic1.1, whole genome shotgun sequence genome contains the following:
- the LOC141734724 gene encoding SLAM family member 9-like isoform X2 yields the protein MDVLWCLPLALLLLHRAACASDPVEVVGAVGRSITFFLQSMDTTTAWSFHSEVIVTVKFGNPPEVTFFDDNYKSRLAFPKNGSSLTISQLRLDDAGTYTAKRKGAKTSFALRVYRELAVPTVTCVAQNCSANGCRYTLRCTASSSGSGNVSYVWSAGGWPLSEGPTVLVEESALEELPLTCVARNPVSSRNATVISPAALCAGAYSGSQAGIVAACMAGAVVLVAALVFLIYCKCKGWSVFRLPAAEAMSTEPGAEYMTVYAQVGPYQQSFSSAELHSPKKMLSTNEETSQTIYSTIQATAQTDDEKMGNSAPGCQEQAEKTICSSAGKPERLEEPRHGSAAPMNLL from the exons ATGGACGTGCTTTGGTGCCTGCcgctcgccctcctcctcctccaccgagCAG cATGTGCCAGTGACCCGGTAGAAGTGGTGGGGGCCGTGGGCAGGTCCATCACCTTCTTTCTCCAGAGCATGGACACCACCACAGCCTGGAGCTTTCACAGTGAAGTCATAGTGACTGTGAAATTTGGCAATCCTCCCGAAGTCACGTTTTTTGACGACAACTACAAGTCGCGCTTGGCCTTCCCCAAGAATGGCagctccctcaccatctcccAGCTGAGGCTGGACGATGCTGGGACCTACACCGCGAAGCGCAAGGGGGCAAAAACCTCCTTCGCCTTACGTGTGTACA GGGAGCTGGCGGTGCCGACGGTAACCTGCGTGGCACAGAACTGCTCGGCCAACGGCTGCCGCTACACCCTGCGCTGCACCGCGTCCAGCTCCGGCTCTGGCAACGTCTCCTACGTCTGGAGCGCGGGGGGGTGGCCGCTGAGTGAGGGGCCCACGGTGCTGGTGGAGGAGTCAGCCCTGGAGGAGCTGCCGCTCACGTGCGTGGCACGAAACCCCGTCAGCAGCCGCAACGCCACAGTCATCTCACCCGCTGCCCTCTGCGCAG GCGCCTACTCCGGCAGCCAGGCTGGAATCGTGGCTGCATGCATGGCGGGAGCCGTGGTGCTCGTGGCAGCGCTTGTCTTCTTGATCTACTGTAAATGCAAAG GCTGGAGCGTCTTCCGTTTGCCCGCAGCTGAGGCCATGAGCACAG AGCCCGGAGCAGAGTACATGACGGTGTACGCCCAAGTTGGCCCCTACCAGCAG AGTTTCTCCAGCGCAGAGCTACACAGCCCAAAGAAGATGCTGTCCACCAATGAGGAGACCTCCCAAACCATCTACTCCACCATCCAGGCTACAGCCCAG ACGGACGATGAGAAGATGGGCAACAGCGCGCCAGGGtgccaggagcaggctgagaaAACCATCTGCTCCTCGGCGGGGAAGCCGGAACGCCTGGAAGAGCCCCGGCACGGCTCCGCTGCGCCCATGAACCTGCTCTGA
- the LOC141734724 gene encoding SLAM family member 9-like isoform X1 — translation MDVLWCLPLALLLLHRAACASDPVEVVGAVGRSITFFLQSMDTTTAWSFHSEVIVTVKFGNPPEVTFFDDNYKSRLAFPKNGSSLTISQLRLDDAGTYTAKRKGAKTSFALRVYRELAVPTVTCVAQNCSANGCRYTLRCTASSSGSGNVSYVWSAGGWPLSEGPTVLVEESALEELPLTCVARNPVSSRNATVISPAALCAENTTRPPTTGAYSGSQAGIVAACMAGAVVLVAALVFLIYCKCKGWSVFRLPAAEAMSTEPGAEYMTVYAQVGPYQQSFSSAELHSPKKMLSTNEETSQTIYSTIQATAQTDDEKMGNSAPGCQEQAEKTICSSAGKPERLEEPRHGSAAPMNLL, via the exons ATGGACGTGCTTTGGTGCCTGCcgctcgccctcctcctcctccaccgagCAG cATGTGCCAGTGACCCGGTAGAAGTGGTGGGGGCCGTGGGCAGGTCCATCACCTTCTTTCTCCAGAGCATGGACACCACCACAGCCTGGAGCTTTCACAGTGAAGTCATAGTGACTGTGAAATTTGGCAATCCTCCCGAAGTCACGTTTTTTGACGACAACTACAAGTCGCGCTTGGCCTTCCCCAAGAATGGCagctccctcaccatctcccAGCTGAGGCTGGACGATGCTGGGACCTACACCGCGAAGCGCAAGGGGGCAAAAACCTCCTTCGCCTTACGTGTGTACA GGGAGCTGGCGGTGCCGACGGTAACCTGCGTGGCACAGAACTGCTCGGCCAACGGCTGCCGCTACACCCTGCGCTGCACCGCGTCCAGCTCCGGCTCTGGCAACGTCTCCTACGTCTGGAGCGCGGGGGGGTGGCCGCTGAGTGAGGGGCCCACGGTGCTGGTGGAGGAGTCAGCCCTGGAGGAGCTGCCGCTCACGTGCGTGGCACGAAACCCCGTCAGCAGCCGCAACGCCACAGTCATCTCACCCGCTGCCCTCTGCGCAG AAAACACAACCCGCCCTCCTACCACCG GCGCCTACTCCGGCAGCCAGGCTGGAATCGTGGCTGCATGCATGGCGGGAGCCGTGGTGCTCGTGGCAGCGCTTGTCTTCTTGATCTACTGTAAATGCAAAG GCTGGAGCGTCTTCCGTTTGCCCGCAGCTGAGGCCATGAGCACAG AGCCCGGAGCAGAGTACATGACGGTGTACGCCCAAGTTGGCCCCTACCAGCAG AGTTTCTCCAGCGCAGAGCTACACAGCCCAAAGAAGATGCTGTCCACCAATGAGGAGACCTCCCAAACCATCTACTCCACCATCCAGGCTACAGCCCAG ACGGACGATGAGAAGATGGGCAACAGCGCGCCAGGGtgccaggagcaggctgagaaAACCATCTGCTCCTCGGCGGGGAAGCCGGAACGCCTGGAAGAGCCCCGGCACGGCTCCGCTGCGCCCATGAACCTGCTCTGA
- the LOC141734724 gene encoding SLAM family member 7-like isoform X3: protein MDVLWCLPLALLLLHRAACASDPVEVVGAVGRSITFFLQSMDTTTAWSFHSEVIVTVKFGNPPEVTFFDDNYKSRLAFPKNGSSLTISQLRLDDAGTYTAKRKGAKTSFALRVYRELAVPTVTCVAQNCSANGCRYTLRCTASSSGSGNVSYVWSAGGWPLSEGPTVLVEESALEELPLTCVARNPVSSRNATVISPAALCAENTTRPPTTGAYSGSQAGIVAACMAGAVVLVAALVFLIYCKCKGWSVFRLPAAEAMSTVFRWKTSCPPTKKEPGAQP, encoded by the exons ATGGACGTGCTTTGGTGCCTGCcgctcgccctcctcctcctccaccgagCAG cATGTGCCAGTGACCCGGTAGAAGTGGTGGGGGCCGTGGGCAGGTCCATCACCTTCTTTCTCCAGAGCATGGACACCACCACAGCCTGGAGCTTTCACAGTGAAGTCATAGTGACTGTGAAATTTGGCAATCCTCCCGAAGTCACGTTTTTTGACGACAACTACAAGTCGCGCTTGGCCTTCCCCAAGAATGGCagctccctcaccatctcccAGCTGAGGCTGGACGATGCTGGGACCTACACCGCGAAGCGCAAGGGGGCAAAAACCTCCTTCGCCTTACGTGTGTACA GGGAGCTGGCGGTGCCGACGGTAACCTGCGTGGCACAGAACTGCTCGGCCAACGGCTGCCGCTACACCCTGCGCTGCACCGCGTCCAGCTCCGGCTCTGGCAACGTCTCCTACGTCTGGAGCGCGGGGGGGTGGCCGCTGAGTGAGGGGCCCACGGTGCTGGTGGAGGAGTCAGCCCTGGAGGAGCTGCCGCTCACGTGCGTGGCACGAAACCCCGTCAGCAGCCGCAACGCCACAGTCATCTCACCCGCTGCCCTCTGCGCAG AAAACACAACCCGCCCTCCTACCACCG GCGCCTACTCCGGCAGCCAGGCTGGAATCGTGGCTGCATGCATGGCGGGAGCCGTGGTGCTCGTGGCAGCGCTTGTCTTCTTGATCTACTGTAAATGCAAAG GCTGGAGCGTCTTCCGTTTGCCCGCAGCTGAGGCCATGAGCACAG TCTTCCGCTGGAAAACTTCGTGCCCGCCCACCAAGAAGGAGCCGGGAGCGCAGCCATAA
- the LOC141734529 gene encoding signaling lymphocytic activation molecule-like: protein MGCSERLRLLISLACVWGMCRGARETVLGTLGKATRLRIPPDLRNLTQHFGAAVWKRDTEDPQRKLVLLKYLDGNYTNYMPGRARFHMVDFSLEILNTSREDRQLHEYIVSNGPEEKVWQIQLEVYEPVSHASIQVLGRASANGSCTITLNCTAERGDNVSYSWGSWDTSTLGLCSHNGSLLHLSYPLQNTSIACACTASNPVSRRVVTFNSSKCSYEQGDGAGLRTEHLVLMVVVPVAAVVMLTGGFMAAHLPMAVAVREQQHPPLVEENAVHTIYSQVQRVEKQKVAPVAEHPSCTTIYAAATGLPPDTAPSPRAAPRPPRSPPTDPPSQQGCPSLSQSPDKEPTTVYASVMMPVA from the exons ATGGGCTGCAGCGAGCGTCTCCGGCTGCTGATCTCTCTCGCCTGCGTTTGGG GGATGTGCCGCGGGGCCAGGGAGACGGTGCTGGGCACCCTGGGGAAGGCGACGAGATTGCGGATCCCTCCGGATCTCCGTAACCTCACCCAGCACTTCGGGGCAGCCGTCTGGAAGCGGGACACGGAGGACCCGCAGAGGAAGCTGGTCCTGCTCAAGTACCTGGACGGCAACTACACCAACTACATGCCGGGACGAGCTCGCTTCCACATGGTGGACTTCTCCCTGGAGATCCTGAACACCAGCCGGGAGGACAGGCAGCTCCACGAGTACATCGTCAGCAACGGGCCGGAGGAGAAAGTCTGGCAGATCCAGCTGGAGGTGTACG AACCGGTGTCCCATGCCAGCATCCAGGTCCTCGGCCGGGCCTCGGCCAACGGCAGCTGCACCATCACCCTCAACTGCACGGCGGAGCGAGGGGACAACGTCTCCTacagctggggcagctgggaCACCAGCACCCTGGGACTCTGCTCCCACAATGGCAGCCTCCTGCACCTCTCCTACCCCCTGCAGAACACCAGCATCGCCTGTGCCTGCACGGCCAGCAACCCCGTCAGCCGCCGGGTCGTCACCTTCAACTCCTCCAAGTGCAGCTACGAGCAAGGGG acGGCGCCGGGCTGAGGACGGAGCATCTCGTGCTGATGGTGGTGGTCCCCGTCGCCGCCGTGGTGATGCTCACCGGAGGCTTCATGGCTGCCCATTTGCCCATGGCCGTTG CCGTCCgggagcagcagcacccgccgCTGGTTGAGGAAAACGCGGTGCACACCATCTACTCCCAAGTGCAGCGGGTGGAG AAGCAGAAAGTGGCCCCCGTCGCCGAGCACCCCTCCTGCACCACCATCTACGCTGCAGCCACCGGCTTGCCCCCGGACACGGCCCCgtccccccgcgcagccccccggcccccgcgcagccccccgACAGACCCCCCCAGCCAGCAGGGCTGCCCGTCCCTCTCACAG AGCCCCGACAAGGAGCCCACGACGGTTTATGCCAGCGTGATGATGCCCGTGGCCTGA
- the LOC141734535 gene encoding CD48 antigen-like isoform X1, with amino-acid sequence MAGRLTAVVVFFLFITQACARHGPLEVVGVVHGAAYLSPSLQDGYPQIHWRRNNTLKIASYENGQEVQYPSTTYKGRLKLFLNYTLKISHLQKSDSSVYQVYLEDKNGKEHIESILLKVYDPVPKPTVKAKVIRDEPALCKVTLECSVGLEGVTYEWIPPRKLLLNGSGGSEQLVSFNPSTETYICKVSNPVSSNYASLTYKHPCSWIGITPHRHGAHRRWQNSGESSAAASRTVTSVLVALGHLLLLLLLLVLA; translated from the exons ATGGCGGGGAGGCTTACAGCAGTCGTcgtcttcttcctcttcatcacGCAAG CCTGCGCACGCCATGGTCCGTTGGAGGTGGTGGGAGTTGTTCATGGGGCGGCGTATCTCAGCCCCAGCCTGCAAGACGGATACCCCCAAATCCACTGGCGGCGCAACAACACTCTGAAAATCGCCAGCTATGAGAATGGGCAGGAGGTCCAGTACCCCAGCACCACCTACAAGGGACGCCTCAAGCTCTTCCTCAACTACACCCTCAAGATCAGCCACCTGCAGAAAAGTGACAGCAGCGTGTACCAGGTCTACCTGGAGGACAAGAATGGCAAGGAGCACATTGAAAGCATCCTCCTGAAGGTTTACG ATCCGGTCCCGAAGCCCACTGTGAAGGCCAAAGTGATCAGGGATGAGCCGGCACTGTGCAAAGTCACCCTGGAGTGCTCGGTGGGGCTTGAAGGGGTGACCTACGAGTGGATCCCCCCCAGGAAGCTCCTGCTGAATGGTTCGGGTGGCTCTGAGCAGCTCGTGTCCTTCAACCCCTCAACAGAAACCTACATCTGCAAAGTCAGCAACCCCGTCTCCTCCAACTACGCCTCGCTGACCTACAAGCACCCCTGCTCCTGGATAGGTATCACCCCCCACCGCCACGGTGCTCACAGGAGATGGCAAAACTCAG GTGAGTCCTCAGCTGCTGCATCCCGCACTGTCACCAgtgtgctggtggcactgggacacctcctcctcctcctcctcctcctcgttctGGCTTGA
- the LOC141734535 gene encoding CD48 antigen-like isoform X2, translated as MAGRLTAVVVFFLFITQACARHGPLEVVGVVHGAAYLSPSLQDGYPQIHWRRNNTLKIASYENGQEVQYPSTTYKGRLKLFLNYTLKISHLQKSDSSVYQVYLEDKNGKEHIESILLKVYDPVPKPTVKAKVIRDEPALCKVTLECSVGLEGVTYEWIPPRKLLLNGSGGSEQLVSFNPSTETYICKVSNPVSSNYASLTYKHPCSWIGESSAAASRTVTSVLVALGHLLLLLLLLVLA; from the exons ATGGCGGGGAGGCTTACAGCAGTCGTcgtcttcttcctcttcatcacGCAAG CCTGCGCACGCCATGGTCCGTTGGAGGTGGTGGGAGTTGTTCATGGGGCGGCGTATCTCAGCCCCAGCCTGCAAGACGGATACCCCCAAATCCACTGGCGGCGCAACAACACTCTGAAAATCGCCAGCTATGAGAATGGGCAGGAGGTCCAGTACCCCAGCACCACCTACAAGGGACGCCTCAAGCTCTTCCTCAACTACACCCTCAAGATCAGCCACCTGCAGAAAAGTGACAGCAGCGTGTACCAGGTCTACCTGGAGGACAAGAATGGCAAGGAGCACATTGAAAGCATCCTCCTGAAGGTTTACG ATCCGGTCCCGAAGCCCACTGTGAAGGCCAAAGTGATCAGGGATGAGCCGGCACTGTGCAAAGTCACCCTGGAGTGCTCGGTGGGGCTTGAAGGGGTGACCTACGAGTGGATCCCCCCCAGGAAGCTCCTGCTGAATGGTTCGGGTGGCTCTGAGCAGCTCGTGTCCTTCAACCCCTCAACAGAAACCTACATCTGCAAAGTCAGCAACCCCGTCTCCTCCAACTACGCCTCGCTGACCTACAAGCACCCCTGCTCCTGGATAG GTGAGTCCTCAGCTGCTGCATCCCGCACTGTCACCAgtgtgctggtggcactgggacacctcctcctcctcctcctcctcctcgttctGGCTTGA